In bacterium, one DNA window encodes the following:
- the polA gene encoding DNA polymerase I, whose translation MERFFILDGMAIAYRAYFAFINRPLINSKGMNTSAIYGFVSTLEKILTDEKPEHIAVAFDTAAPTFRHKRYPEYKATREKMPDDMVEQLPYLKQVVEAYQIPVLEMPGYEADDIIGTLARRAEKEKLFCCLVTPDKDFMQLVTENIVLYKPGKAGDSYDIIDIAGVKEKFGVAPEQVIDVLGLMGDQSDNIPGVRGIGEKTAIPLVQQFGSIPALYERLDEVTKKGVHKKLSEQQEEAMLSRELVTIDIDVPVEVDPMDLRFTVKDSARLRELYTELELKRFLDRLDEESDGESAGGSIGLRDIESVEHEYITVTDTGALQAMVKEIAAADEFCFDTETSGTNPMLSELVGLSFSVRPHHGWYVPVNAELSRDEVLEAVRPLFSGTQTVIGQNLKFDLLVLRKYGVESMQPLYDTMLAAYIHRPEGDHSMDALALQHLQYRPVSITTLIGKGKDQKSMADIPLEDVAPYATEDADITLQLAAALRGEIQETGQEKLLDEIEFPLVHVLTRMEHRGVKIDTAILEDISSEMEGQIEHATGEIHSMAGEEFNINSTKQLGQVLFEELNLPARKKTKTGYSTDVSVLESLLGTHPIIEQILQYRQLTKLKSTYVDALPRLIHPETGRVHTSYNQAVAATGRLSSTDPNLQNIPIRTEAGREIRRAFVAEDSGAVLLSADYSQIELRLAAEISGDEHMIEAFASGEDIHSSTAMRLFDVSAGDVTPDQRRMAKTTNFGILYGISAFGLAQRLGIDNNDAKELIDRYFEKYPRINDYIASTIGFAKEHGYVETMRGRRRYIPDINAKNRNVRMFAERTAINAPIQGSAADMIKIAMINIEAEMRRRELMSTMIMQVHDELVFEVPEAEVEEVRTLVVDLMRNALDLRVPIDVEAGTGTTWLEAH comes from the coding sequence ATGGAACGCTTCTTCATACTTGATGGCATGGCCATCGCCTACCGTGCGTATTTCGCGTTCATCAATCGTCCCCTGATAAATTCGAAGGGAATGAACACCAGCGCGATCTACGGGTTCGTCAGCACGCTGGAGAAAATCCTGACCGACGAGAAGCCGGAGCACATCGCCGTCGCCTTCGACACCGCCGCACCGACCTTCCGTCACAAACGCTATCCGGAATACAAGGCCACGCGGGAGAAAATGCCTGATGACATGGTAGAGCAGCTCCCCTACCTCAAACAGGTTGTCGAAGCGTACCAGATTCCCGTGCTCGAAATGCCGGGTTACGAAGCGGATGACATCATCGGCACACTCGCGCGCCGGGCCGAGAAGGAAAAACTGTTCTGCTGCCTGGTGACGCCGGACAAGGATTTCATGCAGCTGGTGACAGAGAATATTGTGCTTTACAAACCGGGAAAGGCGGGGGACAGCTATGACATCATCGATATCGCAGGCGTGAAGGAAAAGTTTGGTGTTGCGCCAGAGCAGGTGATAGACGTCCTCGGACTCATGGGCGACCAGTCTGACAACATTCCGGGCGTTCGGGGCATCGGTGAGAAAACCGCGATTCCCCTCGTGCAGCAGTTCGGCTCCATTCCGGCCCTCTACGAGCGCCTCGACGAAGTGACGAAAAAAGGCGTGCACAAGAAGCTCTCCGAGCAGCAGGAAGAGGCCATGCTCTCCCGCGAACTCGTGACAATCGATATCGATGTCCCTGTCGAGGTCGATCCCATGGATCTGCGCTTTACGGTGAAGGACAGTGCGCGGCTGCGTGAACTGTACACGGAACTGGAGCTCAAACGATTCCTCGACAGACTCGATGAGGAAAGCGACGGCGAAAGCGCAGGTGGGAGTATCGGCCTGCGGGATATCGAAAGCGTGGAGCATGAATACATCACGGTGACGGATACCGGCGCCCTGCAGGCGATGGTGAAGGAGATTGCGGCCGCCGATGAGTTCTGTTTCGATACGGAAACCAGTGGCACCAATCCGATGCTGTCGGAGCTGGTCGGACTCTCCTTTTCCGTGCGTCCCCATCACGGCTGGTATGTCCCGGTCAACGCTGAGCTCAGTCGTGACGAAGTACTCGAGGCCGTGCGCCCTCTGTTCAGCGGCACGCAGACGGTCATCGGACAGAACCTGAAATTTGACCTCCTCGTGCTGCGCAAATACGGTGTCGAAAGCATGCAGCCGCTGTACGACACCATGCTCGCCGCGTACATCCATCGTCCGGAAGGGGATCATTCCATGGACGCCCTGGCGCTGCAGCATCTGCAGTACCGGCCCGTATCCATCACGACGCTGATCGGGAAGGGTAAGGATCAGAAATCCATGGCCGACATCCCGCTCGAAGATGTGGCGCCGTACGCCACCGAAGATGCGGATATTACGCTGCAGCTTGCAGCCGCGCTGCGCGGAGAGATTCAGGAAACGGGACAGGAAAAGCTGCTTGACGAGATCGAGTTTCCCCTCGTCCATGTCCTCACCCGCATGGAACATCGCGGTGTGAAAATCGATACGGCGATACTGGAGGACATTTCTTCAGAGATGGAAGGACAGATTGAACATGCAACCGGCGAAATTCACTCGATGGCCGGTGAGGAGTTCAATATCAATTCCACGAAACAGCTCGGGCAGGTTCTTTTTGAGGAGCTGAATCTTCCGGCACGGAAGAAAACCAAGACGGGATATTCCACCGATGTGTCCGTCCTCGAATCCCTGCTCGGCACGCATCCGATCATTGAGCAGATTCTGCAGTACCGGCAGCTGACGAAGCTGAAATCCACCTACGTCGATGCCCTGCCCCGCCTGATCCATCCCGAAACGGGCCGCGTGCATACCTCCTACAATCAGGCCGTGGCCGCGACGGGCAGGCTCAGTTCCACCGACCCCAACCTGCAGAATATCCCTATCCGCACTGAGGCGGGCCGCGAAATCCGCAGGGCCTTCGTCGCCGAAGACAGCGGCGCGGTTCTGCTTTCCGCAGATTACTCCCAGATTGAGCTGCGGCTGGCCGCGGAGATTTCCGGCGATGAACACATGATCGAGGCCTTTGCCAGCGGCGAGGACATCCACAGCAGCACGGCTATGCGTCTTTTCGATGTCTCCGCCGGGGATGTCACTCCCGACCAGCGCCGCATGGCAAAAACTACGAATTTCGGGATTCTTTACGGGATCAGTGCCTTCGGACTGGCACAGCGCCTGGGTATCGACAACAACGATGCAAAGGAACTGATCGACCGCTATTTCGAGAAGTACCCACGTATCAACGACTACATCGCCAGCACCATCGGCTTCGCAAAGGAGCACGGCTACGTGGAGACGATGCGGGGACGCCGACGCTACATCCCTGACATCAACGCGAAAAACCGGAACGTGCGCATGTTCGCCGAGCGCACCGCCATCAACGCCCCCATCCAGGGCAGTGCAGCCGACATGATTAAAATTGCCATGATCAATATCGAAGCAGAAATGCGCAGACGTGAACTCATGAGCACTATGATCATGCAGGTGCATGACGAACTGGTGTTTGAAGTCCCGGAGGCAGAAGTCGAGGAAGTCCGCACCCTCGTGGTAGACCTGATGCGCAACGCGCTCGACCTCCGCGTGCCCATCGACGTCGAAGCAGGCACGGGAACGACCTGGCTGGAGGCACATTGA
- a CDS encoding glycerophosphodiester phosphodiesterase, producing MIRSLLIILASCCLLSCTEDAESVIIPDFDPSGSLAGMTRLSEATMMAMEGVYAVTDGEQFLGDEIVLKYGGGGLSVFTGRDATYCFLESGAVDSTLTLAGYWRRLVNTETGVLQLTIAPEQGGGMLQRGQRPRQGQVVARGQFNTSSGQSGRDITLVWQRPVHEESTPFLILAHRAGGRNSDLLPASENSAELVRLAERFGANGVEIDVQLTSDGVPVIYHDEKLNLRLTQKSGLVGAISDYTIAQLETFVRLRNGERIPTLKRMLATILRQTDLRFVWLDSKPSVPLSLLREIQKSYADSARIFGRDLTIVIGLPDDDKVQELLRLTDYAEADVLCELSLDLVRQTQAEFWAPRWTLGTQNAAVQEMQGEGRKVLVWTLDDAKFIEAYLRDGNFNGMLTNYPSLVAYYYYRQ from the coding sequence GTGATACGCTCCCTGCTGATCATACTGGCATCCTGCTGTCTGCTCTCCTGTACGGAGGATGCGGAATCCGTCATCATCCCTGACTTCGATCCTTCAGGCAGCCTGGCGGGAATGACGCGCCTGAGCGAAGCGACCATGATGGCCATGGAAGGCGTGTATGCCGTGACGGACGGGGAACAATTTCTCGGGGATGAGATTGTGCTGAAATATGGCGGCGGGGGACTGTCGGTATTCACCGGTCGCGATGCCACGTACTGCTTCCTGGAAAGCGGGGCTGTCGATTCCACACTTACCCTTGCAGGATACTGGCGCAGGCTGGTCAACACCGAAACTGGTGTTCTGCAGCTCACCATAGCACCGGAACAGGGAGGCGGTATGCTGCAGAGAGGACAGCGACCCCGACAGGGGCAGGTGGTGGCCCGTGGGCAGTTTAACACGAGTAGCGGACAGAGTGGACGCGACATCACGCTTGTCTGGCAGCGTCCCGTACATGAGGAAAGCACCCCCTTTCTCATCCTCGCGCACCGGGCCGGAGGACGGAATTCGGACCTGCTTCCGGCATCGGAAAACTCGGCGGAACTCGTGCGCCTCGCGGAACGCTTCGGCGCAAACGGTGTGGAAATCGACGTGCAGCTTACCAGCGACGGCGTACCCGTCATTTATCACGATGAAAAACTCAATCTGCGTCTCACGCAGAAATCCGGTCTCGTCGGGGCCATCAGCGACTATACGATAGCGCAGCTCGAAACCTTTGTGCGGCTGCGGAACGGCGAGCGCATACCCACGCTCAAGCGGATGCTCGCCACGATACTGCGTCAGACGGATCTGCGTTTTGTCTGGCTGGACAGCAAACCCTCGGTCCCACTGTCACTGCTTCGCGAGATACAGAAGAGTTATGCCGACAGCGCCCGGATATTCGGACGTGACCTGACCATCGTGATAGGACTGCCTGATGACGACAAAGTGCAGGAGCTGCTCAGGCTGACGGATTACGCCGAGGCGGATGTGCTCTGTGAGCTCAGCCTGGATCTCGTACGGCAGACACAGGCGGAGTTCTGGGCGCCGCGATGGACGTTGGGGACACAGAATGCAGCGGTGCAGGAGATGCAGGGGGAAGGAAGAAAGGTCCTGGTATGGACACTGGACGATGCGAAATTTATTGAAGCATATCTGCGGGATGGGAATTTCAACGGGATGCTGACAAATTATCCTTCCCTCGTCGCATATTATTACTACAGGCAATGA
- the xth gene encoding exodeoxyribonuclease III, which yields MRLVSWNVNGIRAAAKKTFFDYLEDEAPDVLCVQETKAHPEQLDETLLTPPDYYTYWHAGERKGYSGVATFTRTRPEDVRSGTDIIPMDTEGRVLRTAYKDFVLYNIYFPNGGRGEERLRFKLDFYDQILDHFEEERKSGTPLVICGDVNTAHKEIDLKNPKQNEKTSGFMPIERAWLDRITELGYVDTFRHFHPDAADHYSWWDMRTRARDRNAGWRIDYFIVTPDFLPQCKDASIQMDVMGSDHAPVVLDVK from the coding sequence ATGAGGTTAGTATCCTGGAATGTCAATGGAATCCGTGCCGCTGCGAAGAAAACCTTTTTTGATTACCTCGAGGACGAAGCTCCTGACGTGCTCTGCGTCCAGGAAACCAAGGCGCACCCCGAGCAGCTCGACGAAACTCTGCTGACACCACCGGATTACTATACGTACTGGCATGCCGGAGAACGCAAAGGCTACAGTGGCGTCGCAACATTCACGCGCACACGTCCCGAAGATGTGCGTTCCGGAACGGACATCATTCCCATGGACACCGAGGGACGCGTCCTGCGCACCGCGTACAAGGACTTCGTTCTGTACAACATTTATTTCCCCAATGGCGGTCGGGGTGAGGAACGTCTTCGTTTCAAACTCGATTTTTATGATCAGATCCTGGATCACTTCGAGGAAGAACGAAAATCCGGCACTCCGCTGGTCATCTGCGGCGATGTCAACACCGCACACAAAGAGATCGATCTGAAAAACCCCAAGCAGAACGAGAAGACTTCGGGCTTCATGCCCATCGAACGGGCATGGCTCGATCGCATAACCGAACTCGGCTACGTTGATACCTTCCGGCATTTCCATCCCGATGCCGCCGACCACTATTCCTGGTGGGACATGCGGACACGCGCCCGCGATCGGAATGCGGGCTGGCGTATCGACTATTTTATCGTGACGCCGGATTTCCTTCCGCAATGCAAGGACGCATCGATACAGATGGATGTCATGGGGTCGGACCATGCACCCGTTGTTCTCGATGTGAAATAG
- the dnaX gene encoding DNA polymerase III subunit gamma/tau → MSFLVTARKYRPSTFTEVVAQGHVVNTLLNSIKLERIAHAYLFSGPRGVGKTTTARIFAKALNCPNAKDGEPCNTCDTCVEISQGRCIDVIEIDGASNNGVEQVRTIRDAVRYTPSRDKYKMYIIDEVHMLTKGAFNALLKTLEEPPAHALFIFATTEPHKMPPTVISRCQRYDFRRIATEDIVGQLRSICSAENIDAEENALFAIARKGDGSMRDAESIFDQVVAFSGSSLRYDDVRQVLHIVDQDTFFSLTNLIITKNTREGFALAEDVVMSGYDIQDFLAGLEEHLRNLLVVRSTGDTRLIEAPEDIRDRYRSDAEQFTEGDLLRLLKLNAQTMQAIKFSPQPRLKFEIALIDMIKMDSTVEISTLLAQIEQGGVSLPHGGGTASGNSPTGNSSQGHSTVKSNASVKGSAAARPSAAAAAPPTTASPPAAENRPHRESNATEPLRQAEERFRQALNSASLSAAGSHKATVPGEAEPAQGEQPSSSPENPPHPIVQMLINNLDAELLPRH, encoded by the coding sequence ATGTCATTTCTTGTAACTGCCCGGAAATACCGGCCTTCCACGTTCACCGAAGTCGTAGCGCAGGGACACGTCGTCAATACACTGCTGAACAGCATCAAGCTGGAACGCATTGCACACGCGTACCTGTTCTCCGGACCCAGAGGTGTGGGGAAGACGACCACGGCGCGCATTTTTGCCAAGGCGCTCAACTGTCCCAACGCAAAAGACGGTGAGCCCTGCAATACCTGCGATACCTGCGTGGAAATTTCGCAGGGGCGCTGCATCGACGTCATTGAAATCGACGGCGCGTCGAACAACGGCGTGGAACAGGTGCGCACCATCCGGGATGCCGTGCGTTATACGCCGAGCAGGGACAAGTACAAAATGTACATCATTGATGAAGTGCATATGCTGACAAAAGGGGCGTTCAATGCCCTGCTGAAGACACTCGAGGAACCGCCGGCACATGCACTGTTCATTTTTGCGACCACGGAACCGCATAAAATGCCTCCGACGGTCATTTCCCGCTGCCAGCGGTACGATTTCAGACGCATAGCAACAGAAGATATTGTTGGTCAACTGCGCAGCATCTGCTCAGCCGAAAACATCGACGCTGAGGAAAATGCCCTTTTCGCCATCGCGCGCAAGGGTGACGGTTCGATGCGTGATGCGGAGAGCATCTTCGACCAGGTTGTCGCCTTCAGCGGCAGCAGCCTGCGTTACGATGACGTGCGACAGGTTCTGCATATTGTTGATCAGGACACTTTTTTTTCACTCACGAATCTGATCATTACTAAAAACACCCGCGAGGGCTTTGCGCTCGCCGAGGATGTTGTAATGAGCGGGTACGATATTCAGGATTTTCTGGCCGGTCTCGAAGAACACCTGCGGAATCTTCTCGTGGTACGGTCCACCGGAGATACGCGGCTTATCGAGGCCCCTGAAGACATCCGTGATCGCTATCGCAGCGATGCGGAACAGTTCACCGAAGGCGACCTGCTTCGTCTGCTCAAACTCAATGCGCAGACCATGCAGGCCATCAAGTTCAGTCCCCAACCTCGCCTGAAATTCGAAATTGCGCTAATCGACATGATCAAGATGGACAGCACCGTCGAGATCAGCACGTTGCTGGCGCAGATCGAGCAGGGCGGCGTCTCTCTGCCGCATGGTGGCGGCACCGCATCCGGAAACAGTCCAACCGGGAATTCGTCTCAGGGACATTCCACCGTGAAGAGCAACGCATCGGTGAAGGGCAGCGCAGCTGCGCGCCCCTCAGCTGCCGCTGCCGCTCCGCCCACAACCGCGTCGCCACCTGCCGCCGAGAACCGACCGCATCGGGAGTCGAATGCGACTGAACCCCTGCGCCAGGCAGAAGAACGCTTCCGCCAGGCACTCAATTCCGCCTCGCTTTCCGCCGCCGGTTCGCATAAAGCGACCGTCCCCGGAGAAGCCGAACCGGCACAGGGCGAACAGCCTTCATCTTCACCGGAAAACCCTCCTCATCCCATCGTACAGATGCTCATCAACAACCTCGACGCAGAACTGCTGCCGCGGCACTAA
- a CDS encoding HAMP domain-containing protein, which translates to MNERLTWLQREQRWLYATAVLLFLLSIVFAAREYFTQSIERNWETLHVEVDEGESALITRKLDQRLSEMRDLGARLLESGTAELLAPQQNARARAAASTRMLAEFPEEDWSFELRDGSGKLIAFAGEPMTASATPQPEAKFSILQRSPYILLTQVRHVLDHHGRTLGSLRVGTPLTTVVPINQRFLNSEAVIPALSRELDADLTYQRTRSQERDGERRHIPFVAEGDTLGYLSFHAADQTSYLGQIRRQFNRVLAFLFFSILIVITIPLFRWYGNLRLPLAAPLLAIIHIWLLRMLLHWTAFTEFMLPEAMLDPAYFASTFGGGIASAPGELLLSVLALLFSAMFVYRSALHRRDIPLKPLAAWVAGTAMFLLLPFMLRGYAASLRSFVIDSQFNYDDVAGLLSQPMFLFMIVNAYLFSLALGFALLSMYLFLKRAMGESLGRALRIALFTAGGIAGLLLLHLTTRDVLLPFWIYLLCLLLLGVPQLARVPLLHGRSASLLVPFTVCVTLGGLLTVGLFGHFMEDKRFSEIEAIAIDLARPVDGWSQVLLEQTLQYVSRTELEALPVPSREGRLDYEAAFRIWSGSPLSRLQNNSAILLLDSARTLVSRFAVGNDPFLFSMHTLSSTVESTEGIVQSTYRWHETRGRRYYKAYTDIHTKEGEKLLAVVILETPDPMQVRRQSVDLLRSAPASESLAPEDDYIISRFSNGRMVQTTDRRLERSIGLPSEVTQAFADSAQTVWSTLPVDGIPLASYFMSIPDAHANILSITRGKSVFILSVYRGLRIVVLYFAFSIFILLVITLFRERGKLFTRFTFARKLQLALLAVAAIPLLLVWFYGRDFVIEETRREIEQQVAEDLDVLRSNILERLPDSLDIMATPEFVDDMLCQEIRFRSGRDLNVYADAELVATSKPELYHVGLLNDRLHPLAYVNIVQRGKDAYFVPERIGDFAYYVGYRALRDQSGQLAAVISTPTLFQQGQVEQGFVRASATIFLFITIIAVLVVMISTALARQISRPLQELLSATRDISAGNLDRQLSVRGSAEIVDLMDSFNTMTRRLRQSQEELAAAERELAWKEMAKQVAHEIRNPLTPMKLAVQHLHRAWKDGAEQLGSIIEKVTRTLIDQIDSLSRISDEFSRFGRMPRRSTGAIDVSEALQESVALFHNHEHVEFTLDLQGQLPRIVADREEFSRALTNILRNAVQAMQDEGSIRIQAISDDTVLTIRISDTGSGIAPELLPRIFEPNFSTKTEGMGLGLAIVRKIITDAGGEIRIESAVGEGSTVIITLPVTD; encoded by the coding sequence ATGAACGAACGCCTGACATGGTTGCAGCGTGAACAGCGCTGGCTGTATGCCACGGCGGTCCTGCTGTTTTTGCTGTCCATCGTCTTCGCCGCGAGGGAATATTTTACACAGAGCATCGAACGAAACTGGGAAACGCTGCACGTTGAAGTCGACGAGGGTGAGTCCGCGCTGATCACCCGGAAACTGGATCAGCGGCTGTCTGAAATGCGCGATCTCGGGGCGCGTCTTCTGGAATCCGGGACTGCTGAGCTCCTCGCCCCGCAGCAGAACGCCAGGGCGCGGGCCGCAGCTTCGACGCGTATGCTCGCGGAATTTCCGGAAGAGGACTGGTCATTTGAACTCCGTGACGGCAGCGGCAAGCTCATCGCGTTCGCCGGCGAGCCCATGACCGCATCGGCCACACCACAGCCCGAAGCGAAATTTTCCATCCTGCAGCGCAGCCCCTACATCCTGTTGACCCAGGTACGGCATGTGCTCGACCATCACGGACGCACGCTTGGTTCCCTGCGTGTCGGCACTCCGCTTACGACCGTGGTCCCCATCAACCAGCGCTTCCTCAACAGCGAAGCGGTGATTCCGGCACTCAGCCGCGAACTGGATGCGGATCTCACATACCAGCGAACGCGATCACAGGAGCGTGACGGAGAACGGCGCCATATTCCATTCGTGGCGGAGGGTGACACGCTCGGGTATCTTTCGTTCCATGCGGCCGATCAGACCAGCTACCTCGGACAAATTCGCAGACAGTTCAACCGTGTGCTGGCGTTTCTCTTCTTCAGCATCCTGATCGTCATCACCATCCCGCTCTTCCGGTGGTATGGCAACCTGCGCCTGCCGTTGGCCGCTCCCCTGCTTGCGATCATCCATATCTGGCTGCTGCGTATGCTGCTGCACTGGACAGCATTTACCGAATTCATGTTGCCTGAGGCGATGCTCGATCCGGCGTACTTCGCATCCACCTTTGGCGGTGGCATCGCGAGCGCACCGGGGGAGCTGCTGCTGTCGGTACTGGCATTGCTGTTTTCCGCAATGTTCGTGTACCGCAGCGCGCTGCATCGGCGCGACATCCCGCTCAAGCCGTTGGCCGCATGGGTGGCCGGGACGGCCATGTTCCTGCTGCTCCCCTTCATGCTGCGCGGGTATGCCGCCTCGCTGCGCAGCTTCGTGATCGATTCGCAGTTCAACTATGACGATGTGGCCGGACTTCTTTCCCAGCCGATGTTTCTCTTCATGATCGTCAACGCATATCTGTTCTCACTGGCACTGGGCTTTGCGCTTCTGAGCATGTACCTGTTCCTGAAACGTGCGATGGGAGAGTCGCTCGGCAGAGCCCTCCGCATCGCCCTGTTCACAGCCGGCGGCATCGCCGGGCTCCTCCTGCTGCATCTTACCACTCGCGATGTCCTGCTCCCCTTCTGGATTTATCTGCTCTGCCTGCTGCTGCTCGGCGTACCGCAACTCGCCCGCGTTCCCCTTCTGCACGGCAGGTCCGCTTCCCTCCTTGTCCCATTCACCGTTTGTGTGACACTCGGAGGATTACTGACAGTAGGACTCTTTGGCCATTTCATGGAGGACAAACGTTTCAGCGAAATCGAAGCCATCGCCATCGATCTCGCGCGTCCCGTCGACGGATGGTCACAGGTGCTTCTCGAACAGACACTGCAGTATGTCTCCCGGACGGAACTGGAGGCACTGCCCGTGCCTTCACGTGAGGGGCGGCTCGATTACGAAGCCGCATTCCGCATCTGGTCCGGTTCACCGCTCAGCCGGCTGCAGAACAATTCCGCCATACTCCTGCTGGATTCGGCGCGGACGCTGGTCTCACGTTTCGCCGTAGGAAATGACCCCTTCCTCTTTTCCATGCACACCCTCTCGAGTACCGTCGAGAGCACAGAAGGCATCGTGCAGTCGACCTATCGCTGGCATGAGACGAGAGGACGCCGATATTACAAGGCCTACACCGATATTCACACGAAGGAAGGGGAAAAACTGCTCGCTGTCGTCATCCTGGAAACTCCCGACCCGATGCAGGTACGCAGACAATCTGTAGACCTCCTGCGCAGCGCGCCTGCGAGCGAAAGTCTCGCTCCTGAAGACGATTACATCATCAGCCGTTTTTCCAACGGGCGCATGGTCCAGACAACAGACCGCAGACTCGAGCGCAGTATCGGTCTCCCGTCGGAAGTAACGCAGGCATTCGCCGACAGTGCGCAGACTGTCTGGAGCACGCTGCCGGTTGACGGAATCCCGCTTGCCAGTTATTTCATGTCGATTCCCGACGCGCACGCGAATATCCTGTCCATCACGCGCGGGAAATCCGTGTTCATACTCTCGGTGTATCGCGGGCTGCGAATCGTCGTACTCTATTTCGCCTTCAGCATATTCATCCTTCTCGTCATCACACTGTTCAGGGAGCGCGGCAAGCTGTTTACGCGCTTTACGTTCGCCCGCAAGCTGCAGCTCGCCCTTCTGGCGGTAGCAGCAATCCCTCTGCTCCTTGTGTGGTTTTACGGCAGGGATTTCGTGATCGAGGAGACGCGCCGTGAAATTGAACAGCAGGTAGCGGAAGATCTTGACGTCCTGCGCAGTAATATCCTCGAGCGTCTTCCGGACTCACTCGACATCATGGCGACGCCGGAATTCGTCGACGACATGCTCTGTCAGGAAATTCGCTTTCGTTCAGGCAGGGATTTGAATGTGTATGCCGATGCGGAGCTTGTCGCGACGAGCAAACCCGAACTGTATCATGTCGGACTACTCAATGACCGGCTGCACCCTCTCGCCTATGTCAACATCGTCCAGCGGGGAAAGGACGCCTATTTCGTCCCGGAACGCATCGGTGATTTCGCCTACTATGTCGGCTATCGAGCACTGCGCGACCAGTCCGGCCAGCTGGCTGCGGTAATATCCACTCCCACCCTCTTCCAGCAGGGCCAGGTCGAGCAGGGTTTCGTGCGCGCATCTGCCACGATCTTTCTCTTTATTACGATCATCGCCGTTCTCGTCGTCATGATCAGCACGGCGCTCGCCAGGCAGATCTCGCGTCCCTTGCAGGAACTTCTCAGCGCCACACGTGATATCTCTGCGGGGAATCTCGACCGGCAGCTGAGCGTGAGAGGATCGGCGGAGATCGTAGATCTGATGGACAGCTTCAATACGATGACGCGGCGCCTCAGGCAAAGCCAGGAAGAACTCGCTGCGGCGGAACGCGAGCTCGCCTGGAAGGAAATGGCCAAGCAGGTTGCCCATGAGATTCGCAATCCCCTTACGCCGATGAAGCTCGCAGTCCAGCACCTCCACCGCGCGTGGAAAGACGGTGCCGAACAGCTCGGAAGCATCATCGAGAAAGTAACCCGCACACTGATCGACCAGATTGACAGTCTCTCGCGCATTAGCGACGAATTCTCCCGTTTCGGCCGCATGCCGCGACGCAGTACCGGTGCAATAGACGTCTCGGAGGCGCTGCAGGAGTCTGTTGCCCTCTTCCACAACCATGAGCACGTTGAATTCACACTCGATCTGCAGGGTCAGCTTCCCCGCATCGTCGCTGACCGGGAAGAATTCTCCCGCGCACTGACCAATATTCTCCGCAACGCGGTGCAGGCCATGCAGGATGAAGGATCCATCCGCATTCAGGCGATTTCAGACGATACAGTGCTCACGATACGGATCAGCGATACGGGAAGCGGTATCGCACCGGAGTTGCTCCCACGCATTTTCGAACCCAATTTCTCGACAAAGACAGAAGGCATGGGACTCGGACTGGCGATCGTTCGCAAAATCATAACCGATGCAGGTGGGGAAATCCGCATCGAAAGCGCCGTCGGGGAGGGCAGCACCGTCATCATCACTCTGCCGGTGACGGATTAA
- a CDS encoding DUF4783 domain-containing protein, with translation MRRTSFALVLALLSFLPQVARTTGTAAVAPAGEDALYVADQHPESEREARELLLNAKDALSSGNIRFLKSKLGHKVYLNLFTGINGYYSSEQAYLILESFFSTYIPISFSYSSRNFSIRNPYGFGPFTYERRGRRGSAEMFVSLAQVDERWVINQITVASR, from the coding sequence ATGCGTAGAACCTCGTTCGCCCTTGTGCTCGCATTGCTGAGCTTCCTTCCGCAGGTTGCACGCACGACAGGTACAGCTGCCGTCGCGCCTGCCGGGGAGGACGCGCTCTATGTTGCGGATCAACACCCGGAATCTGAGCGGGAAGCACGGGAACTGCTGCTCAATGCCAAGGATGCGCTCAGTTCCGGCAATATCCGTTTCCTCAAATCGAAACTGGGACACAAGGTGTACCTGAACCTGTTTACGGGCATCAACGGATACTACAGCAGCGAACAGGCTTACCTGATTCTCGAGTCCTTTTTCTCCACCTACATCCCGATCAGTTTTTCCTACAGCAGCCGGAATTTCTCCATCAGGAATCCCTACGGCTTCGGACCCTTCACCTATGAACGCAGGGGCCGCCGGGGCAGCGCCGAGATGTTTGTCAGCCTGGCGCAGGTCGACGAGCGCTGGGTTATCAACCAGATCACTGTAGCATCACGCTGA